Proteins found in one Bacillus subtilis subsp. subtilis str. 168 genomic segment:
- the fisB gene encoding protein required for membrane fission during spore formation (Evidence 1a: Function from experimental evidences in the studied strain; PubMedId: 12662922, 23388828; Product type cp: cell process), with the protein MPRYRGPFRKRGPLPFRYVMLLSVVFFILSTTVSLWMINGSIKPVLMDIGEMETKRIATEVIQDSIEDYMSDSENMKDMFQMNSDENGNLTTIDFNTQVVNSVKTKVTKQLQAHLKEMETHTGHSGASENIMINIPLGQVTGNSLLGNLGPKIPVRFNLIGDAFTDVKTKIKPYGINNALIDISIFVEIKVKVIIPFASKTAVVTNNVPVSIKAVQGEVPQFYNGSGGSGVTPSVQLPSSKENGADSKKEKSSK; encoded by the coding sequence TTGCCAAGATATCGCGGCCCTTTTCGCAAGAGAGGACCTTTGCCTTTCCGTTACGTGATGCTCCTGTCCGTTGTCTTTTTTATCCTGTCAACAACGGTCAGCCTTTGGATGATCAATGGCTCGATCAAACCTGTTTTAATGGACATCGGCGAGATGGAAACGAAGCGTATAGCGACAGAGGTGATCCAGGATTCGATTGAGGACTATATGTCTGACAGTGAAAATATGAAAGATATGTTTCAAATGAATTCTGATGAAAACGGAAACTTAACGACAATCGATTTTAATACACAGGTTGTAAACAGTGTGAAAACAAAAGTGACAAAGCAGCTTCAGGCTCATTTGAAAGAGATGGAAACCCATACCGGACACAGCGGCGCCAGTGAAAACATTATGATCAACATTCCGCTGGGACAGGTAACCGGCAACAGCCTTCTTGGAAACCTCGGGCCGAAAATCCCGGTCCGGTTCAATTTAATCGGTGACGCTTTTACAGATGTCAAAACCAAAATCAAGCCGTATGGCATAAATAACGCACTTATTGATATCAGCATCTTTGTCGAAATTAAAGTGAAGGTCATCATTCCATTTGCCAGCAAAACCGCTGTCGTCACAAATAATGTTCCTGTATCGATTAAAGCAGTGCAGGGCGAAGTGCCGCAGTTTTATAATGGAAGCGGCGGCTCGGGTGTCACGCCTTCTGTCCAGCTTCCGAGCAGCAAAGAAAACGGTGCCGATTCAAAAAAAGAAAAAAGC
- the pucR gene encoding transcriptional regulator of the purine degradation operon (Evidence 1a: Function from experimental evidences in the studied strain; PubMedId: 11344136, 12029039, 12374841; Product type r: regulator), protein MNILDVMKIPAFENANLIAGKAGGEREVQHVNMMDAPDIVDFLHKNELLVTTAYHLKDHPHQLSELIRQMAKRGCAGLGIKTKRYLEDIPKEIIELADSYAFPIIELPEHIRLGDIVNATLSHILDMRSNELQQAIYAHKKFTNHIMSGKGLQSLLKKVSDILQLPVLLLDQHAKMLSASHQISVETEKLKGTLNTVSGPFFTCFSTISDQKTYSVLPIYNHEKNCGYLLIPDMVQAGDKGLILTIEQAANVISFELLKENALKQFSRRARNEFFNNFIERTFSSDDEIKNRAKEFKLRWDQKYMCIAGKLDRNDESISFTENQLASDSVFEFLEGELSAFPFPPHFFMKGNVGIILIEATDSWSEMHASVISFLEQFQTQVSAQFKRTVSFGISNICQKLIDVPDAFTEASDALQSGHLSRSTAFIQVYHAKDVPELLRLLPVEDLKKFYNSTLQSLAEKQQEDQSLLHTLSVYLETHCQISETAKRLYVHRNTVIYRLEKCEELLGKSLKDPETTMRLRLALRMQRLIS, encoded by the coding sequence ATGAATATTCTTGATGTGATGAAAATACCGGCTTTTGAAAACGCCAATTTAATCGCTGGAAAAGCAGGAGGGGAAAGAGAGGTTCAGCATGTCAATATGATGGACGCTCCGGATATCGTAGACTTTTTGCATAAGAATGAATTGCTCGTCACCACCGCCTATCACCTGAAGGATCACCCGCATCAATTATCTGAACTGATTCGGCAAATGGCAAAACGCGGCTGCGCGGGCCTCGGCATTAAAACAAAGCGCTATCTGGAAGATATCCCGAAGGAAATCATCGAACTGGCCGATTCATATGCGTTTCCGATCATTGAGCTTCCGGAACACATCCGACTCGGCGATATTGTGAATGCCACACTCAGCCATATTCTCGATATGCGTTCTAACGAGCTGCAGCAAGCCATTTACGCGCACAAAAAATTCACAAACCACATTATGAGCGGCAAGGGGCTGCAATCCCTCCTCAAAAAGGTGTCAGACATCCTTCAGCTTCCCGTGCTGCTGCTTGACCAGCATGCCAAAATGCTGTCTGCGTCTCATCAGATTTCAGTTGAGACCGAAAAGCTGAAAGGCACCCTGAATACCGTATCCGGGCCATTTTTCACTTGTTTCTCTACAATCTCAGATCAGAAAACATATTCTGTCCTGCCTATTTATAATCACGAAAAAAACTGCGGCTACCTGCTGATACCCGACATGGTGCAGGCAGGCGACAAAGGATTGATCCTCACGATTGAACAAGCGGCCAACGTCATTTCCTTTGAACTGCTGAAGGAAAATGCGCTGAAGCAGTTCAGCCGGCGGGCCCGCAATGAGTTTTTCAACAATTTTATTGAGCGGACCTTTTCTTCAGATGACGAAATCAAAAACCGGGCGAAAGAATTCAAGCTGCGCTGGGATCAAAAATACATGTGCATCGCCGGCAAACTCGATCGCAATGACGAATCAATCAGCTTTACAGAAAATCAGCTCGCTTCCGACAGCGTATTCGAATTTCTTGAAGGTGAATTATCAGCCTTCCCGTTTCCACCTCACTTCTTTATGAAAGGAAATGTCGGCATTATTCTAATCGAGGCGACAGACAGCTGGAGTGAAATGCACGCCTCGGTGATCAGCTTTTTAGAACAGTTTCAAACACAGGTCAGCGCTCAATTTAAACGAACCGTGTCCTTTGGCATCAGCAATATCTGCCAAAAGCTCATTGATGTTCCCGACGCTTTCACAGAAGCTTCTGATGCTCTGCAATCGGGGCATTTGTCAAGAAGCACCGCATTTATCCAGGTGTATCACGCCAAAGATGTGCCTGAGCTTCTGCGCTTGCTCCCAGTTGAGGATTTGAAGAAATTTTACAACTCCACGCTTCAGAGCCTCGCTGAAAAACAGCAGGAGGATCAAAGCCTGCTTCATACGCTTTCCGTCTATTTAGAGACACACTGCCAAATTTCAGAGACGGCAAAGCGTCTGTACGTTCATCGCAATACGGTCATATACCGCCTTGAAAAATGCGAAGAGCTTCTGGGGAAAAGCTTAAAAGATCCTGAAACAACGATGCGTTTGCGGCTTGCATTACGTATGCAGCGGCTGATCAGCTAA
- the yunF gene encoding hypothetical protein (Evidence 4: Unknown function but conserved in other organisms): MIYIGLTGWGDHDSIYPPKTASQKKLQAYSSHFPIVELDASFYAIQPARNNEKWVKETPETFQFIVKAYQGMTGHQRGEIPFDSKEEMFDAFKVSLTPYLHSNKLAMVLFQFPPWFDCKKENVAYLRWCKHQMGDIPCALEFRNRSWFSPPFYEQTLSFMKAEGWIHSVCDEPQIGEGSVPTVLRATDENKTLVRFHGRNKQGWMKPDGGKNWREVRYLYRYNQQELEDWKKHLNELQQQCKDVFVLFNNNSGGDAADNGKQMLELLDIEYSGLAPRQLDLF; encoded by the coding sequence GTGATTTATATCGGACTGACGGGATGGGGGGATCATGACAGCATCTATCCGCCGAAAACGGCCAGCCAGAAAAAATTGCAGGCCTATTCCTCCCATTTTCCGATCGTGGAATTAGACGCGAGCTTTTACGCGATTCAGCCGGCGCGCAATAATGAAAAGTGGGTGAAGGAAACGCCCGAAACCTTCCAATTTATCGTGAAAGCATATCAGGGCATGACAGGGCATCAGCGCGGCGAAATTCCCTTTGACTCAAAAGAGGAGATGTTTGATGCGTTTAAGGTGTCTTTAACGCCATATTTACATAGCAATAAGCTCGCCATGGTGCTGTTTCAATTTCCGCCGTGGTTTGACTGCAAGAAGGAGAATGTCGCCTATTTGAGATGGTGTAAGCACCAAATGGGAGATATTCCTTGCGCGCTTGAATTCAGAAACCGTTCCTGGTTCTCGCCGCCATTTTATGAGCAGACGCTTTCATTTATGAAAGCGGAAGGCTGGATTCACAGTGTCTGTGATGAACCGCAAATCGGAGAAGGCAGCGTTCCGACCGTGTTGCGCGCGACCGATGAAAACAAAACGCTCGTCAGGTTTCACGGACGCAACAAGCAGGGCTGGATGAAGCCTGATGGCGGGAAAAACTGGCGGGAGGTCAGGTACTTATACCGCTACAACCAACAGGAGCTGGAGGATTGGAAAAAGCACCTGAATGAATTGCAGCAGCAATGTAAGGATGTTTTTGTCCTGTTCAACAACAATTCCGGCGGTGACGCTGCGGATAATGGCAAGCAGATGCTTGAACTGCTTGATATCGAGTACAGCGGACTTGCTCCGAGACAGCTCGATTTATTTTAG
- the yunE gene encoding putative transporter (Evidence 3: Putative function from multiple computational evidences; PubMedId: 15849754, 16850406; Product type t: transporter), giving the protein MSFVILVVLGLIAGTVGSLIGLGGGIVIVPSLMFLSTVTQLFQDVTPQVAIGTSLLVIIFTGLSSTLAYIKYKTVDYKSGLIFFIGSGPGSMIGAYVSKLFNSNSFSVWFGIFMILISLSLMLKAKARPINKAHKGIIRTFQDDAGEPYTYSYQASVGIAIAFVVGFLGGLFGIGGGSLMVPAMMLLFLFPPKVAVATSMFIIFLSSMTGSVSHMISGHVNWLYALALVPGAWFGGKLGAAINRKMQTKTIVMIMRIVLILIGCQLIYEGIFS; this is encoded by the coding sequence ATGTCGTTTGTGATTTTGGTCGTACTGGGATTAATCGCAGGTACGGTAGGAAGTCTGATCGGGCTTGGCGGCGGAATTGTCATTGTGCCATCTCTGATGTTTTTAAGCACAGTGACGCAGCTGTTTCAGGATGTGACGCCGCAGGTTGCGATTGGAACTTCGCTTTTGGTCATTATTTTTACGGGCCTTTCTTCAACTTTGGCTTATATTAAATATAAAACAGTTGATTATAAGAGCGGACTCATTTTCTTTATCGGTTCGGGTCCCGGCAGCATGATCGGGGCTTACGTGTCAAAGCTGTTCAATTCAAACTCGTTTTCCGTTTGGTTTGGCATTTTTATGATTCTGATTTCATTATCCTTAATGCTGAAAGCGAAAGCCCGGCCAATCAACAAAGCGCACAAAGGAATTATCCGGACATTTCAGGATGATGCCGGTGAGCCTTATACGTACTCATATCAGGCCTCTGTCGGTATTGCCATTGCCTTTGTTGTCGGTTTTTTAGGCGGACTTTTCGGTATAGGCGGCGGATCACTGATGGTTCCGGCGATGATGCTGTTATTTCTGTTTCCGCCGAAGGTTGCGGTGGCAACGTCCATGTTTATTATTTTCCTGTCTTCTATGACAGGGTCTGTTTCACATATGATTTCCGGGCACGTCAATTGGCTGTACGCCCTCGCGCTTGTGCCCGGCGCTTGGTTCGGCGGAAAGCTTGGCGCCGCCATCAACAGAAAAATGCAGACGAAAACGATCGTTATGATCATGCGGATCGTATTGATTTTGATCGGCTGCCAGCTCATTTATGAAGGCATTTTCAGCTGA
- the pucH gene encoding allantoinase (Evidence 1a: Function from experimental evidences in the studied strain; PubMedId: 11344136, 12029039; Product type e: enzyme), with the protein MAYDMVIKGAKAVTPDGVIEADIVVQNGVIAEIGSDIEASGTEIIQADGKYVFPGVIDCHVHFNEPGREDWEGFETGSQMMAAGGCTTYFDMPLNCIPSTVTAEHLLAKAELGRQKSAVDFALWGGLVPGHIEDIRPMAEAGAIGFKAFLSKSGTDEFRSVDERTLLKGMAEIAAAGKILALHAESDAITSYLQMVLANKGKVDADAYAASRPEEAEVEAVYRTIQYAKVTGCPVHFVHISTAKAVRLIREAKQEGLDVSVETCPHYVLFSHDDLRQRGSVAKCAPPLRSRQSKETLIETLIAGDIDMVSSDHSPCRPSLKREDNMFLSWGGISGGQFTLLGMLELALEHQIPFETIAEWTAAAPAKRFGLQKKGRLEAGCDADFVLVSMEPYTVTRESMFAKHKKSIYEGHTFPCSISATYSKGRCVYNDGEKVTEIDGALVVPS; encoded by the coding sequence ATGGCTTACGATATGGTGATAAAAGGTGCGAAGGCAGTTACGCCAGATGGCGTTATAGAAGCTGATATTGTAGTTCAAAACGGTGTCATTGCCGAGATAGGTTCTGACATTGAAGCAAGCGGGACGGAAATCATCCAGGCAGACGGGAAATACGTGTTTCCTGGTGTGATAGATTGCCATGTTCATTTTAATGAACCGGGCAGGGAGGATTGGGAGGGGTTTGAAACAGGTTCTCAAATGATGGCCGCAGGCGGTTGCACTACCTATTTTGATATGCCGCTCAACTGTATTCCATCAACCGTGACGGCAGAGCATCTTCTCGCAAAAGCTGAGCTAGGCAGGCAAAAATCTGCCGTGGATTTTGCGCTATGGGGCGGCCTTGTGCCAGGCCATATCGAGGACATCCGTCCGATGGCTGAAGCGGGAGCGATCGGGTTTAAAGCGTTTTTATCAAAGTCAGGCACTGATGAGTTCCGCTCTGTTGATGAACGGACATTGCTCAAAGGCATGGCAGAAATCGCGGCTGCAGGAAAAATCCTCGCTCTCCACGCGGAAAGCGACGCGATCACAAGCTACTTGCAGATGGTTTTGGCCAATAAAGGAAAGGTGGATGCGGATGCGTACGCCGCCTCCCGCCCGGAGGAAGCAGAAGTTGAAGCGGTGTATCGCACGATTCAGTATGCGAAGGTGACAGGCTGTCCGGTTCATTTTGTCCATATCAGCACGGCGAAAGCGGTCCGGCTGATCAGAGAGGCGAAACAGGAAGGTCTTGATGTTTCGGTTGAAACATGTCCGCATTATGTCTTGTTCAGCCATGACGATTTACGGCAAAGGGGCTCTGTCGCAAAATGCGCGCCTCCGCTCCGGTCACGGCAATCAAAAGAGACGCTGATCGAGACGCTCATTGCCGGGGACATTGACATGGTTTCCTCAGACCATTCCCCTTGCCGTCCATCCTTGAAGCGGGAGGATAACATGTTTTTATCATGGGGCGGAATCAGCGGCGGGCAGTTCACTTTATTAGGAATGCTGGAACTGGCGCTTGAGCATCAGATTCCATTTGAAACCATCGCAGAATGGACAGCGGCGGCCCCTGCAAAACGATTCGGCCTTCAGAAAAAAGGGCGGCTTGAGGCGGGGTGTGATGCAGATTTCGTGCTCGTCAGCATGGAGCCGTACACTGTTACAAGAGAATCGATGTTTGCAAAGCATAAAAAAAGCATTTACGAAGGACATACATTTCCCTGCAGCATTTCGGCCACTTACAGCAAAGGCCGGTGCGTGTACAATGATGGGGAAAAAGTCACTGAAATTGACGGAGCTCTGGTCGTTCCTTCGTAA
- the yunC gene encoding hypothetical protein (Evidence 4: Unknown function but conserved in other organisms), which yields MVNLTPIMIEGQPFTAVTVKLPKTNFMAVANDHGYIMCGALDVALLNEKLKERGIVAGRAVGVRTIDQLLDAPLESVTYAAEDLGIKVGMSGREALLKMMK from the coding sequence GTGGTAAACCTGACACCGATCATGATAGAAGGACAGCCTTTTACAGCTGTGACAGTAAAGCTTCCCAAAACGAATTTTATGGCCGTCGCCAATGATCACGGATACATTATGTGCGGCGCGCTTGATGTGGCGCTGCTGAATGAAAAATTAAAGGAGCGCGGCATCGTGGCGGGACGCGCAGTTGGTGTCCGCACCATTGACCAGCTGTTAGACGCACCTTTAGAATCCGTCACGTACGCTGCGGAAGATCTTGGCATCAAAGTCGGCATGAGCGGCAGAGAAGCGCTTTTAAAAATGATGAAATAA
- the yunG gene encoding hypothetical protein (Evidence 4: Unknown function but conserved in other organisms) — protein MEHVKYILKQSWSRHSSSKWTEECPSCGQCGVTALVIQDHFGGTIFKTRVDESWHFYNSINGVVYDFTSEQFQAPIEYQHIPSSREEAFLDTNEEQYQHLREAFSRHMNSISEET, from the coding sequence ATGGAGCATGTCAAATACATACTTAAGCAATCCTGGTCGCGCCATTCGAGCTCTAAATGGACGGAAGAATGCCCGTCATGCGGCCAATGCGGCGTGACGGCATTGGTGATTCAAGACCATTTCGGCGGCACGATTTTCAAAACAAGAGTCGATGAGAGCTGGCATTTTTATAACAGCATCAATGGTGTGGTGTACGATTTTACGAGTGAGCAGTTTCAGGCGCCTATTGAATATCAGCACATTCCTTCCTCAAGAGAAGAGGCGTTTTTAGATACGAATGAGGAACAATATCAGCATTTGCGTGAGGCATTTTCCCGCCATATGAACAGCATTTCCGAGGAAACCTGA
- the yunD gene encoding putative nuclease/nucleotidase/phosphoesterase (Evidence 3: Putative function from multiple computational evidences; Product type e: enzyme), producing MKEKLRLYHTNDLHSHFENWPKIVDYIEQKRKEHQSDGEETLVFDIGDHLDRFQFVTEATFGKANVDLLNRLHIDGAAIGNNEGITLPHEELAALYDHAEFPVIVSNLFDKNGNRPSWAVPYHIKSLKNGMSIAFLGVTVPYYPVYDKLGWTVTDALESIKETILEVKGQADIIVLLSHLGILDDQAVAEAVPEIDVILESHTHHLLEDGQVVNGVLLASAEKYGHYVGCVEITVDSVQRSINSKTASVQNMAEWTGESAETKAFLNEKEREAEEKLSDAVAELAQDAEVKWFEESELPLLLAYALKEWCETDISMVNSGVILGPLKAGPVTKLDLHRICPHPINPVAVRLTGEELKETIVHAASEQMEQLRIKGLGFRGEVMGKMVYAGVEVETKRLDDGITHVTRITLNGEDIEKHKQYSVAVLDMFTLGKLFPLIRDAAEKEYFMPEFLRDLLAWKLAQ from the coding sequence ATGAAGGAGAAGCTCCGCTTATATCATACAAATGATTTGCACAGCCATTTTGAAAACTGGCCGAAAATTGTAGATTATATCGAGCAGAAAAGAAAAGAGCATCAGTCAGACGGCGAAGAGACGCTCGTTTTTGATATTGGCGATCATCTTGATCGTTTTCAATTCGTGACAGAGGCGACATTCGGAAAAGCGAATGTCGATCTCTTAAACCGCCTTCACATTGATGGAGCGGCGATCGGCAATAACGAAGGGATTACGCTTCCGCATGAAGAGCTTGCTGCCTTATATGATCATGCTGAATTTCCTGTCATCGTCTCTAACCTGTTTGATAAAAATGGAAACCGTCCGTCCTGGGCGGTGCCTTACCATATCAAATCATTGAAAAACGGTATGTCCATTGCTTTCTTAGGTGTAACTGTGCCGTATTATCCTGTATATGACAAGCTGGGATGGACAGTTACGGATGCCCTTGAAAGCATAAAGGAAACCATTCTGGAAGTGAAAGGGCAGGCTGATATTATCGTTCTGCTGTCACATTTAGGCATTCTTGATGATCAAGCAGTGGCTGAAGCGGTGCCTGAGATTGATGTAATCCTCGAATCACATACCCATCATTTGCTCGAAGATGGACAAGTGGTTAATGGGGTACTGCTGGCCAGCGCCGAGAAATACGGGCATTATGTCGGCTGTGTAGAAATCACGGTGGACAGCGTACAGCGAAGCATCAACAGCAAAACGGCTTCTGTGCAGAACATGGCGGAATGGACAGGAGAATCCGCAGAAACTAAAGCGTTTCTCAATGAAAAAGAACGTGAAGCCGAGGAGAAACTGTCCGATGCCGTTGCAGAGCTTGCACAAGATGCTGAGGTGAAGTGGTTTGAAGAATCAGAGCTGCCTTTGCTTTTGGCATACGCCTTAAAGGAATGGTGCGAGACGGACATCAGTATGGTCAATTCAGGTGTCATTCTCGGTCCGCTAAAAGCAGGTCCTGTGACAAAGCTGGATCTGCACCGCATCTGTCCGCATCCGATCAACCCGGTGGCTGTCCGCCTGACGGGAGAAGAACTGAAGGAAACCATTGTCCATGCCGCTTCCGAACAAATGGAGCAGCTCCGGATCAAAGGACTCGGCTTCCGCGGAGAAGTGATGGGGAAAATGGTGTATGCCGGCGTTGAGGTAGAAACGAAACGGCTCGATGACGGGATCACCCACGTCACTCGGATCACACTGAACGGGGAAGATATTGAAAAACATAAACAATACTCCGTTGCGGTGCTTGATATGTTTACGCTCGGCAAACTGTTTCCGTTGATTCGCGACGCTGCAGAAAAAGAATATTTTATGCCGGAATTTTTGCGGGATCTGCTTGCTTGGAAGCTTGCACAATAA
- the pucJ gene encoding uric acid permease (Evidence 1a: Function from experimental evidences in the studied strain; PubMedId: 11344136, 15849754, 16850406; Product type t: transporter) has product MKKRSFKVFTLSLQHVLAMYAGAILVPLLVGRALNVTTEQLSYLLAIDLLTCGVATLLQTLRGTYIGIGLPVMLGSSFVAVTPMIAIGSNYGIHAIYGSIIAAGVFIFLFARFFGKLTVLFPPVVTGTVVTLIGLSLVPTGVKNMAGGEKINGSANPEYGSLENLLLSVGVLVLILVLNRFLKGFARTLSVLIGIAAGTAAAAIMGKVSFSSVTEAPFFQIPKPFYFGAPAFEIGPILTMLIVGIVIIVESTGVFYAIGKICGRPLTDKDLVKGYRAEGIAILIGGLFNAFPYNTFAQNAGLLQLTKVKTRNIVVTAGCILVCLGLIPKIAALASAVPAAVLGGATVVMFGMVIASGVKMLSTADLKNQYHLLTIACSIALGIGASTAPGIFAEFPAPIRILVSDGTITGSLTAIFLNLFFSLRDKKELTAQQTELPVLEHTLALEKEV; this is encoded by the coding sequence GTGAAAAAAAGATCGTTTAAGGTGTTTACACTTAGCCTGCAGCATGTGCTCGCCATGTATGCAGGTGCGATTTTGGTGCCCCTGCTTGTCGGCAGGGCGCTGAATGTAACAACTGAACAGCTGTCCTACCTATTGGCGATTGACCTGTTAACATGCGGCGTCGCTACGCTTTTGCAAACCTTGCGCGGAACATACATCGGCATCGGGCTTCCCGTCATGCTTGGCAGTTCATTTGTGGCCGTCACCCCAATGATTGCAATCGGCAGCAATTACGGCATTCACGCGATTTATGGTTCCATCATTGCGGCCGGTGTGTTCATCTTTTTGTTTGCGCGTTTTTTCGGCAAGCTGACTGTGTTATTTCCTCCTGTCGTAACAGGTACCGTTGTGACCTTGATCGGCCTTTCACTTGTTCCGACAGGTGTGAAAAATATGGCTGGCGGCGAAAAAATAAACGGCAGCGCCAACCCCGAATACGGTTCGCTCGAAAACCTTCTTCTCTCTGTCGGTGTCCTTGTTCTGATCTTAGTCCTCAACCGCTTTCTCAAAGGATTTGCCCGAACACTGTCCGTTCTGATCGGCATCGCCGCCGGAACAGCGGCAGCAGCGATCATGGGCAAAGTCAGCTTTTCTTCTGTTACAGAAGCACCGTTCTTCCAAATCCCGAAGCCTTTTTACTTCGGAGCCCCTGCGTTTGAAATCGGTCCGATCTTAACGATGCTGATCGTCGGAATCGTCATTATTGTGGAATCAACCGGCGTTTTTTACGCAATCGGAAAGATATGCGGCAGACCTTTAACTGACAAAGATCTCGTCAAAGGCTATCGAGCGGAAGGAATCGCCATTCTCATCGGCGGGCTGTTCAATGCCTTTCCTTATAATACCTTTGCGCAAAACGCCGGCTTATTGCAGCTGACCAAAGTGAAAACAAGAAACATCGTCGTTACCGCAGGCTGTATCCTTGTCTGTCTCGGACTGATTCCGAAGATTGCCGCCCTTGCATCTGCCGTTCCTGCTGCTGTACTTGGCGGCGCGACCGTCGTCATGTTCGGCATGGTGATTGCCTCCGGCGTCAAAATGCTCAGCACAGCGGATCTCAAAAATCAATACCACCTCCTGACCATCGCATGCTCAATCGCACTCGGCATCGGCGCCAGCACGGCCCCCGGGATTTTTGCTGAATTCCCCGCTCCGATCCGGATTCTGGTCAGTGACGGCACCATCACCGGAAGCCTAACCGCCATCTTTTTGAATCTATTTTTCAGCTTGCGCGACAAAAAAGAATTAACAGCACAGCAAACAGAACTTCCGGTATTAGAACATACACTCGCATTAGAAAAAGAGGTGTAA